The following proteins are encoded in a genomic region of Procambarus clarkii isolate CNS0578487 chromosome 23, FALCON_Pclarkii_2.0, whole genome shotgun sequence:
- the LOC123763852 gene encoding uncharacterized protein produces MRRFARSHKYLATPAPSPHPLSRHTCSLATPAPSPHLLPRHTCSLATPALSPHPLSRHTRSLATPAPSPHLLPRHTCSLATPAPSPHPLPRHTCSLATPAPSPHPLPRQTCSLATPAPSPHLLPRHTCSLATPAPSPHLLPRHICSLATPAPSPPYDKYTPVVTAVVSQSIGSQVDSRAERDAGRGTCPYN; encoded by the exons ATGCGGCGCTTCGCTCGATCCCACAAG TACCTCGCCACACCTGCTCCCTCGCCACACCCGCTCTCTCGCCACACCTGCTCCCTCGCCACACCTGCTCCCTCGCCACACCTGCTCCCTCGCCACACCTGCTCCCTCGCCACACCCGCTCTCTCGCCACACCCGCTCTCTCGCCACACCCGCTCCCTCGCCACACCTGCTCCCTCGCCACACCTGCTCCCTCGCCACACCTGCTCCCTCGCCACACCTGCTCCCTCGCCACACCCGCTCCCTCGCCACACCTGCTCCCTCGCCACACCTGCTCCCTCGCCACACCCGCTCCCTCGCCAAACCTGCTCCCTCGCCACACCTGCTCCCTCGCCACACCTGCTCCCTCGCCACACCTGCTCCCTCGCCACACCTGCTCCCTCGCCACACCTGCTCCCTCGCCACATCTGCTCCCTCGCCACACCTGCTCCCTCGCCACCCTATGACAAGTATACACCAGTGGTTACTGCCGTCGTCTCACAATCGATTGGTTCTCAGGTCGATTCCCGAGCGGAGCGAGATGCTGGTCGAGGAACGTGTCCTTAcaactga